The Variovorax sp. S12S4 genome includes the window CTGTCGATCGGCAGCAGCGTGGCGCCGCCTTCGCGCACAGTGCGCATGAAAAGCTCGCCGCCAACGACCAGCGCCTCTTTATTGGCCAGAAGAAGCCGCTTGCCGGCGCGCGCGGCAGCCAGGCACGGCCCGAGGCCCGCAGCGCCCACGATGGCGGCCATGACGGCATCGACCTCTTCGTGAGATGCTATCTTTTCTATAGCATCAGGACCGCTCAGGACTCTCGTCGGGAGATTGTTCCGTTCGAGCTTCTCCGCCAGCAAGTCCGCATGCGGCGCACTGGCCATGACCGCGAAACGGGGCGAAAACCGCGCGCATTGCGCCAGCAACTCGTCGACCTTGGTCGCTGCGGAGAGTGCAAAAACCTCGAAGCGCTCGGGGTGCCGGGAAATGACGTCGAGCGTGCTGACCCCGACCGAGCCGGTCGAGCCCAGCACCGTGATGCGTTGTTTGGGTGTGTTCACAAGGAAGCCAGCATCATTGCGATGGGAAGCGCAGGCAAGAGGGCATCCACGCGGTCGAGCACGCCGCCGTGGCCCGGCAGCAGGCGGCTGCTGTCCTTCGCGCCGGCACTGCGCTTGATCAGCGATTCGACCAGGTCGCCGACCACGCTCATCGCGGCTAGGAACACCACGCCCACGAGCAGCAGCCACCAGCCGCGCTCATGCAGCCGGGTGTAGAGGCTTGCCACCGTTGCCCCGGCTGCCCTGTCGGCCCAGACCCACGCAAAGGCCAGCACCACCACGCCCGCCATGCCGCCCCACACGCCTTCCCAGCTCTTGCCGGGGCTGATGGCGGGTGCGAGCTTGCCGCGGGTGAACTTGAGGCCGAAGGCGCGTCCCGCGAAATAGGCGAAGACGTCGGCCACCCAGACCAGCACAAGAATGGAAAGCAGAAAGTTGATGCCGACCATGCGCGCCTGCACGGCCGCGAGCCACGCCACCCAGAGCGCCAGCAACCCGCCAACCAGCCGCAGGCCGCGCGGAATCCGGGGCCAGCCCGGCACCGCGACGCGCAGCAACGCGGCGCCACCAAGCACCCAGGCCGCGCTGGCCAGCAGCCACATGAGCATGAGTGGCCGCTCGAGCAACCCGAGCCACCACGACAACGCGCAAAGCGCCACCGTTTCCAGGCCAAGGAACACCGACAGTTGCTGCCCGTATCCGTTGAGGCGGCCCCATTCCCAGGCTGCGGCACCGATCAGCACCAGCATGACGCAGGCAAAAGGAACGTGCGACGGATAGAAGAGCGCCGGCAGCAAGATCGCCAGCAGGACGATGGCCGTGAGGATGCGTTGTTTGAGCATGCGGCGGTATTTCGGGCCGTTGAAGGCCGTCAGGCCAACTGGCGATCTGAGGTGGAATCGCTGCCGGCCGTGACCTGCGCGGAAGTCTTGCCGAAACGGCGCTCGCGAACCTGGAATGCGGCAATTCCCGCGTCCAGCTCGGCTTCGTCGAACTCCGGCCACAGCTTGTTGCTGAAGAAAAGCTCCGCATAGGCGCTTTGCCACAGCAGGAAGTTCGACAGGCGCTGCTCGCCGCCGGTGCGAATGAGCAGGTCGGGGTCGGGCACATGGGCCAGGGCCATGGCGCGATCGAGGTTGGCTTCGGTAAGCGGCTCGCCCTGCTCCGCCAGCTTGGCGGCCGCGCGTGCAATGTCCCACCGGCCACCGTAGTTGAAGCAGACGTTGAGAACGAGCTTGGTGTTCTGCGCGGTTGCCTCTTCGGCATCGACCAGGCCTTGCACCATTTTCTTGGAGAGCCCGGCCCGTTCGCCGACGAAGTGCAGCCGCACGCCGTCGCGGCTCAACTTTGGCACCTCGCGCGCGAGCGCGCCGACCATGATTTCCATGAGCCCCGAAACCTCTTCAGGCGGCCGGTTCCAGTTTTCGGACGAGAACGCGAACACCGTGAGAACGCCCACGCTGCGGTCGACACAGGCCCTGACGCATCGGCGCAGCGACTCGACGCCCTGCTTGTGGCCTGCCACGCGAGGCAGGAATCGCCGCGTGGCCCAGCGTCCGTTGCCATCCATGACGATGGCAATGTGGTGGGGAATCTGCGGCAAAGACGAGGCCATGCGCAGCCTCAAACGGCCATGATCTCCGCTTCCTTGGCCGCGACCAGCCGGTCGATTTCCGCAATGTGGCGGTCGGTGACCTTCTGGATCTCGGCCTCGGCGCGCTTCTGGTCGTCCTCGGAGGCAAGCTTTTCCTTGACCAGCTTCTTGACCGCTTCGTTAGCGTCGCGGCGCAGGTTGCGCGTGGCGATCTTGGCGCTTTCGCCTTCGTTGCGGACCAGCTTGGTCATTTCCTTGCGGCGCTCTTCGCTCATTGCGGGAAGCGGCACGCGGATCAGGTCGCCCATCGACGCCGGGTTCAGGCCCAGGTCGCTTTCGCGGATGGCCTTTTCGATCTTGGCGCCCATGCCCTTTTCCCAGGGCTGGACGCTGATGGTGCGCGAGTCGAGCACCGACACGTTGGCCACCTGGCTCAGGGGAACCTGCGAGCCGTAGTACTCCACATGGATGGAGTCGAGCAGCGCGGAGTTGGCGCGGCCGGTACGGATCTTGGTGAGGTTGTTCTGGAACGCAGCCAGCGACTGGTTCATCTTCGCATCGGTCGTGCTGCGAATTTCTGCAATGGTAGGGGTCGTCATCTCAATACTCCTCAGGCATGCACCAGCGTGCCTTCGTCCTCGCCCATGACGACGCGCTTGAGTGCGCCGTTCTTGAAGATCGAGAACACCTTGATCGGCAGCTTCTGGTCGCGGCACAGCGCAAAGGCCGTCGCGTCCATGATGCCGAGATTTTGCGCGATTGCCTCGTCGAAGGTGAGCGTGGAATAGCGCGTTGCATCCGGATGGGTCTTGGGGTCGGCGGAGTAGACCCCGTCGACCTTGGTCGCCTTGAGCACCAGCTCGGCGCCGATTTCCGCACCGCGCAGTGCGGCGGCCGTGTCGGTGGTGAAGAACGGATTGCCGGTACCCGCGGCAAACACCACGACCTTGCCTTCTTCGAGATACTGCAGCGCCTTGGGCCGCACGTAGGGCTCGACCACCTGCTCGATGGCAATGGCGGACATCACGCGCGCCACAAGCCCTTGCTTGTTCATGGCATCGGCCAGCGCCAGCGAATTCATCACGGTGGCCAGCATGCCCATGTAGTCGGCCGTGGCGCGGTCCATTCCGACCGAACCTCCCGCGACGCCGCGGAAGATGTTGCCGCCGCCAATGACGACGGCGACTTCCACGCCCATGTTCACCACTTCGGCCACCTCTTCGACCATGCGGACGATGGTCGCACGGTTAATACCAAAGGCATCGTCTCCCATTAACGCCTCACCCGACAGCTTCAACAAGATTCGCTTGTGGGCTGGACGGGGATCAGACATGGGCAATTTCCTTACTTGGGTTGGCGGGGGCGAGTGTAGAACGAGGCGGTGAAAAAGCGGCGGCACACGCACGTGCGCCGTCGCTTTGGGGCGTAACAGTTTTTACGCGGCGGCCTTGGCGGCAGCAACTTGCGCCGCCACTTCGGCTGCGAAGTCGTCGACCTTCTTTTCGATGCCTTCGCCAACCACGTAAAGGGTGAAGCCCTTGATGGTGGTATTGGCGGCCTTGAGCATCTGCTCGACGGTCTGCTTGTCGTTCTTCACGAAGGGCTGGTTGTGCAGCGAGACTTCCTTCAGGTACTTCTGCACGCCGCCTTCAATGCGCTTGGCAACGATGTCGTCCGGCTGCGGCTTCTTGCCTTCGGCTTCAGCGGTCTTGCGGTCTTCATCGGCCTTGCCCTTGGCAACGGCGCGCTCTTTCTCGATCAGGTCGGCAGGCACGTCGGCGGCCGAAATAGCGACCGGCTTCATGGCGGCGATGTGCATTGCCACGTCCTTGGCCGACGTTTCGTCGCCCTCGAACTCGACCATTACGCCGATGCGCGTGCCGTGCAGGTACGAAGCCAGCTTGCCGTTGCCGGCAAAGTGCTTGAAGCGGCGGAAGCTCATGTTCTCGCCGATCTTGCCGATCAGGCCCTTGCGCACGTCTTCGAGCGTGGGACCGAAGCCGTCCTGCTCATAGGGCAGCGCGCCGAGCGCAGCGATGTCGGCGGGGTTGTTCTTGGCGACCAGCATCGCCGCAGCGTTGGCCATGGCCAGGAAGCTGTCGTTCTTGGTGACGAAGTCGGTTTCGCAGTTGATTTCGATCATGCCGCCGGCCGAGCCTTCGACAAACGCCGTGACCACGCCTTCGGCGGTGATGCGGCCCGAAGCCTTGCCAGCCTTGTTGCCGAGCTTGATGCGCAGCAGCTCTTCGGCCTTTTCCATGTTGCCGTCGGCCTCTGTCAGGGCCTTCTTGCATTCCATCATGGGCGCGTCGGTCTTTGCGCGCAGTTCGCCGACCATGCTTGCGGTGATTGCAGCCATTGTTCTATCTCCGTGTCCAAAAAATCAGATTAAAAAAAAGGGGCACCAAAGCCCCTTCTTCAGGCGCGTGAGAGCACTCGATCAGGCCGAGGCGCCCTCTTCGACTTCGACGAATTCGTCGCTGCCTTCGGCGATGGCCTTGACCACGTCACCGGTGGCGCTGTTGCGGCCTTCGATGATCGCATCGGCGATGCCGCGGGCGTACAGCGTGACGGCCTTCGACGAGTCGTCGTTGCCGGGAATGACGTAGTCGATGCCTTCGGGCGAGTGGTTGGAGTCCACCACGCCGATCAGCGGAATGCCGAGCTTCTTGGCTTCTGCCACGGCGATCTTGTGGAAGCCCACGTCGATCACGAAGATGGCGTCGGGCAGCGCGGTCATGTCCTGGATGCCGCCGATGTCCTTTTCGAGTTTCTCGATTTCACGGGTGAACGTGAGTTGCTCTTTCTTGCTCAGGCTTTCGAGGCCAGCTTCTTGCTGGGCCTTCATGTCCTTCAGGCGCTTGATCGAGGTCTTGACCGTCTTGAAGTTGGTCAGCATGCCGCCGAGCCAGCGGGTGTCGACAAAAGGCACGCCGGCGCGGCGGGCTTCGGCAGCCACGATTTCACGGGCCTGGCGCTTGGTGCCGACCATGAGGATGGTGCCGCGGTTGGCGGTGAGCTGCCTGGCGTACTTCATCGCGTCCTGGAACATCGGGAGCGACTTTTCCAGGTTGATGATGTGGATCTTGTTGCGATGGCCGAAGATGAACGGGGCCATCTTGGGGTTCCAGAAGCGGGTTTGGTGACCGAAGTGGACACCGGCTTCCAGCATTTCGCGCATGGTGGTCGACATTGAAAATTACTCCAAAGGTTGGGTCTAAAATCCAGCCCGTTTTGCGCCTCCTTCGAATGGAGTCACAACACCTTGATTGGGCCGGTTTGCGAATGTGTCTGGCTGGGCGCGGCGAGAGCCGTCGCATGATCAGCGAAACCCAACGAGTATAGCACGGCCTGCCCGTCCTTCCCCCTTGTCCACCCCCGGAACCGAGCCGTCCGCGCCCTCGCAGCCCACCCATGAACGACCTTCACGCCGCCCGTTTGAACCTTCTGGCGGGCGGCAGCGATGCACGCACCGAAATGGAGCGCGCCATCGAGATTTCCGAATCCCCGGTGTGCAACCACGTTTTCACCCGCACGCTGTTCGACGAAGCGCGCCGGCAAGCCGACCGGCCGGCGCTGCAAAGCAGGCTCTCCGGGCTTGCATTCACCGCCAAGGACCTGTTCGACATCGAAGGACAGCCCACTCCCGCGGGCTCCGTGGTGCTTTCGCACGCCCCGGCCGCCAAGGCGGATGCCGTGGCCGTGGCGCGGCTGCGCGCCGCGGGCGGCGTGCTGACCGGCCGCACCAACATGACCGAGTTTGCTTTCTCGGGCGTGGGCGTCAACCCGCATCACGGCACCCCGGCCAATGTGAGCGACTCGGCCACGCCGCGCATTCCGGGAGGCTCTTCTTCCGGCGCCGCCATTTCGGTTGCCACCGGCGCGGCGTTCATCGGGCTGGGTTCCGACACCGGCGGCTCTATCCGCATTCCCGCGGCGCTGAACGGCATCGTGGGCTTCAAGAGCACCGCCCGACTCGTTCCGGCCGACGGCGCCCTGCCGCTGTCGACCACCCTGGACACCGTTTGCGCCATGACGCGATCGGTGCGGGATGCCGTCACCGCGCACGAAATCCTCGCGGCGCGCCGCGTGACTGCCGGCGCAGCCGCTCTGGGCGCATACCGGCTGGCCGTGGTGAAGAACGTGTTTTTCGACGACATCGAGCCCGCCGTGGCCCGCGCCTTCGAAGGCGCGCTGCGGGCACTGCGCGCCGCCGGGGCCCAGATCGAAGAAATCGAGCTGCCGGAATTGGCACAGCTGCAGGCCATCAACGCCACCGGCGGCTTTTCGGCGGCCGAGTCTTATGCCTGGCACCGGCTGTTGCTGGAACGCAGCGGCGCCGGCTACGACCCGCGCGTTGCGCAGCGCATTCTCAAAGGCGCCGGCATGAAGGCGCACGAATACATCGACCTCCTGAATGCCCGGCACGCGTGGATTGCCCGCGTCGAAGCGGCGCTCGCGCCCTACGACGCCGTGCTGTCGCCGACCGTGCCGATCACCGCGCCTCCCATCGCGAGCGTGGCGCCGGGCGCCGAGCACGACGACGAGTTCTTTCGCATCAACGCACTGCTGCTGCGCAATCCGTCGATCGTCAACATGCTCGACGGCTGCGCCATTTCGCTGCCCTGCCATGCCGCCGGCGAGTTGCCCGTCGGCCTGATGCTGTGGCACGCCGCACTGCACGACGACGCCGTTCTCGCGATTGCCTTACAAACGGAACACGCACTGCGAAGACAATAGGCTGCACGCCTACCGACGGGCGTCAGCCATCTCTTCTTACTCAAGCATTCAATGAAAATCGCGATCGTGGGCGCCGGCATCATCGGCGTCACCACCGCCTGGGAACTGGCTTCGGACGGCCATGAAGTGTCTGTGTTCGAGCGCCGCGGCGCAGCGGCCGAGGAAGCCAGTTTTGCGAATGCGGGCGTGGTCGCACCGGGTTATGTAACGCCCTGGGCCGCACCGGGCATGCGCGCCAAGGTGCTGCGTTCGCTGCTTTCCTCCCACGGCGCCATCAAGCTGCGCTGGCCGCTGAATTCACGCGATATCGGTTGGATGTCGCGCTGGCAGAAGGCCTGCAAGCTCGAAACCTACCTGGCCAACCGCGCCCGCATGCAGCGGCTGGCGTTCTACAGCCGCACCCGCCTGCACGCGGTGACCGAGGCGCGCGAACTCAGCTACGAGCGCAGCGACGGCTACCTTGTGCTGCTGCGCTCCAAGCGCGAGAAAAAGCTGGTGCAGCCCGGCCTCGACGTGTTGCGAGCGGCGGGCAGTGTCTTTCGCGAAGTCGACGCCGACGAGGCCCGGCGCATCGAACCCGCGCTCAGCACCGACACCGCGCTTGCAGGCGCCATTTACCTGCCCGAGGACGAAGTGGCCAACTGCCGCCAGTTCGCGCTGCTGCTCAAGTGGGAGGCCGAGGCACTCGGCGCCCAGTTCCATTTCAACTGCGACATCGCGCCGCTGAGCCGCGCCGACCCCACTTCCGTTTCGCTCGCAAGCGGTTCCCCACCGCTGCGGTTCGATGCCGTGGTGGTGTGCGCCGGGCTGGCCTCGGCTGCGCTCGTGCGGCCGCTCGGGCTTCGGATTCCGCTCGCACCCATCTACGGCCACTCCATCAGCGCGCCGATTCGCGAATCGCTCAACGCGCCGCGCAGCGCGGTGATGGACGAGCGCTACAAGGTCGCGATCTCGCGGCTGGGCCAGCGCGTGCGCGTGGCCGGGAGCGCCGAAATCGGCGGGTCGCTCAGCACGATGAACCCGTCCGCGGTCCAAACGCTCTACAAGGTGCTGCACGACTGGTTTCCCGGCGCGGTCACGCTGCAGTCGGGCGTGCAGCAATGGAAAGGCGCGCGGCCGATGCTGCCCGACGGCCCTCCGGTACTCGGCGCCAGCGGCGTGCCGGGCGTCTGGCTCAACCTGGGCCACGGCTCGAGCGGCTGGGCGCTGTCGTGCGGCAGTGCGCGGGTGGTGGCCGACCTGATCGGGGGCCGCGATGCCGGAGTCGACCTCGAGGGCCTGGGCGTCGAGCGGCTCCATCTTTCCTAAAGCTTCCACAGCACTCCTGCCTGGGCACATGGGCGGCAAAATGGCCTGATGCAACGCATCACGTCCGACACCGTCGCCGACCTTTTCGATATTGCGGCAACGCGGCGCATCGAGCAGGCCGCCGCAGCCGCCCTGCCCGGCCACACGCTGATGCATCGCGCCGGCCTTGCCGTGGCGCGGCTGGCCATGGCGGTCGCGCCGCATGCACGCACCGTATGGATCGCCTGCGGGCCGGGAAACAATGGCGGCGACGGTTTTGAAGCGGCCGCGCAGCTGCAGCACCGGGGCTTTTTGCCGATCGTCACGTTCGCCGGTGATGAAAGTCGTCTGCCGCCAGACGCGAAGGCATCGCTGCAGCGGGCCAGGGATGCTGGCGTGATCTTCTCGCCGAAGCCGCCCGCCGCCTATGGATTGGCCATCGATGCGCTGCTCGGCATTGGCGCCACCCGCCCCGTCGAGAATGCCATGGCCGAATGGCTGCGGCAGATGCATGCGACGACGCAACCGGTACTGAGTGTCGACGTGCCGTCCGGGTTGAACGCGGACACCGGCGTTTCGAGCATCGCCCCTCATTCGGGTGCCGCATCGCCCCGCTTCTGCGTCACCTTCCTGACCCTGAAGCCAGGCCTTTTCACCGCGCAAGGCCGCGATGCCGCGGGCACAGTCTGGTTCGACGACCTGGGTTGCGGCGCCGGCATCGCTGAACAGCCCGCCGCGCGCCTTGCGGGCCGGCCGACGGCCCCGCCACGCAGCCACGCATCGCACAAAGGCAGCTATGGCGATGTTGCGGTGATCGGCGGCGCACCCGGCATGGCCGGCGCCGCGCTGCTGGCCGGATCTGCTGCGCTGCATGCGGGCGCCGGTCGCGTGTTCGTCGGGCTGCTCGACCCGAGTGCGGCTCCTGTCGACCTTGCACAGCCCGAGCTGATGCTGCGAGACGCCGATGCGCTCGATCTTTCAGGCATGACAGCGGTCTGCGGGTGCGGCGGAGGCGCCGATGTGCGCGCGGTGCTGCCACGCGTGCTGGCGACAGCGGCTGCACTGGTGCTCGATGCCGATGCATTGAACGCCATAGCGGGCGACAGCGCATTGCAGGCGCAACTGGCATCACGCAGCCGACGCGGAAAGCCGACCGTCATCACACCGCATCCGCTCGAAGCCGCGCGCCTGCTGGATTGCACGGCCGCCGACATTCAAGCCGATCGGCTGGCAGCAGCCGGCGAACTGGCATCGCGCTATGGCGCAGTTGCCGTACTCAAAGGCTCGGGAACGGTCATCGCCGACAACAGCGGCGCGCCGCCCGTGATCAACCCGACCGGCAATGCCGCGCTCGCAACCGCCGGCACGGGCGACGTGCTGGCCGGGATGATCGGCGCCGCGATGGCGTCAAAACAGTCGCCATTCGAGGCTGCGCAAAGCGCCGTCTGGCGCCATGGCCACATTGCCGACACCTGGCCGGCCGATGCAACCCCGCTCACGGCCGGGGCACTGGCGCGCCAGGCACCCGGCTGACGAGCTTCTAGCCGCGCCCGACGAAGGGCATCTTCGTCGCCATCACGGTGTGGAACAGCACGTTGGCTTCCAGCGGCAGGTTTGCCATGTAGAGCACCGACTGCCCGACGATCTTGACGTCCATCAGCGGCTCGATCGCCAGTTCGCCGTTGGCTTGCGGCACGCCCTTGGCCATGCGCGCTGCCAGTTCGGTCATGGCATTGCCCACATCGATCTGGCCGACTGCGATGTCGTACTTGCGCCCGTCGAGCGACGCGGTCTTGGTGAGGCCCTCGACCGCATGCTTGGTCGCGGTGTAGGCTGGCGAATTCGGCCGAGGGGCCGTTGCCGAAATGGAGCCGTTGTTGATGATGCGGCCACCGCGCGGGGTCTGCGCCTTCATCGTGCGGAACGCCTGCTGGATGCAGAAGAACATGCCGTTCAGGTTGATGTCGACCACACCGCGCCATTGCTCCGGCGTCCAGTCTTCGAACGGACCCGGCGGGTTGCCCACGCCGGCATTGTTGAACAGCAGATCGACGCGGCCGAAGCGCTCGACCACGGCCGCGAACAGCGCCTGCACCGATTCGGCATTGGCCACGTCGGTGGGCACCGCAAAGGCCCGCGCACCGGCGCCGGACTCTTCCGCCACCTGCTCCAGCGGCTCGGGGCGGCGCCCCGCCAGCGCCACGCTCCAGCCGTCGGCCAGCAATGCCAGCGCCGCGGCGCGTCCGATGCCCGAGCCGGCACCCGTGACGATTGCGATGCGGCCCTTGTTGTTTTCCACGCTCATGCTCAGTGTCTCCTTCTCAGCTTGTCTGTATTGCTTGTGTATGGGTGCGATGCGTTGTGCGTCATGTGCGACGCGGTGGCTTGCGGCCCTTCATCTTGTTTGCGGCCTTCTTCACCGCCGACTTGAAGGCCTGCATTGCCGATTGGGGCCCGGGAGCCGCAGTTACCGCGCGATCGGTGCGCTGCTCAGGGGCCGCTTCGGCCTTGTGGCGCGAGCTGCGCTTGGCTGACGCCTTGACCGGCACGCCGGCCGAGTTCACGCCCTTGTCCTTCATGGCACGCGCCGTGAGCTCTTCACCCTCGCGCACCAGGCGGAAATCGATCTTGCGCCCGTCCAGATCGACGCGGCTCACCTGCACCCGCACGCGGGTGCCGATGGCATAGCGAATGCCGGTCCGTTCGCCGCGCAGTTCCTGGCGCATCTCGTCGAACTTGAAGTATTCGCCGCCGAGTTCGGTGATGTGCACCAGCCCCTCGACATACATGGCGTCCAGCGTCACGAAGATGCCGAACGTGGTGGCCGCAGTGACCACGCCGCCGTACTCCTCGCCCAGGTGCTCGCGCATGTACTTGCACTTGAGCCATGCCTCGACGTCGCGGCTGGCTTCGTCGGCACGGCGCTCGTTGGCGCTGCAATGCAGGCCGGCCGCTTCCCAGGCCAGCACTTCCTTGGTGGGCGCAACCGTGGCCTTCTGCGGCTTGGTGGTAGGCGCCTTGACGCGCGAAGCCAACCGCTTGGCGAGCTTGGCATGCGCCTCTCCCGGCGTCGGCAGCATCGGCAGCTGATAGCGTGTCTTGCCGAGAATCGCCTTGATCACGCGGTGCACCAGCAGGTCCGGGTAGCGCCGGATCGGGCTTGTGAAGTGCGTGTAGGCCTCGTAGGCCAGGCCGAAGTGGCCGCTGTTGATGGGCGTGTAGATCGCCTGCTGCATCGAGCGAAGCAGCATGGTGTGGATCTGCTGCGCGTCGGGGCGTTCCTTGGTGGCTTCGGCAATCGCCTGGAACTCGCCCGGCCGCGGGTCGTCGGTAATGCTCAACCCGACGCCCATGGCCTTCAGGTAGCCGCGCAGAATTTCTTTCTTCTCGGGTGTCGGGCCTTCGTGCACGCGGAACAGGCCCGGGTGCTTGCCTTCGGCGATGAAGTCGGCGCTGCACACGTTGGCCGCGAGCATGGCTTCTTCAATGAGGCGGTGCGCCTCGTTGCGCGTGCGCGGCACGATCTTCTCGATGCGGCCTGCGTCGTCGCAAATGATCTGCGTCTCGGTGGTTTCGAAGTCGACTGCGCCGCGCTTGCCGCGCTGCTTGAGCAGGGCCTTGTAGACGTCGGCCAGGTTCAGCAGGTCCTTCACCCGGTCCTTGCGCTTGGCCGCCTCGGGGCCGCGCGTATTGCCAAGGATGGCGGCCACTTCGGTATAGGTGAAGCGCGCATGGCTGAACATCACCGCCGGGTAGAACTGATAGGCGTAAATCTCGCCGTCGGCAGCCACGAGCATGTCGCACACCATGCACAGGCGCTCGACTTCGGGGTTCAGCGAACACAAGCCGTTCGAAAGCTTTTCC containing:
- the rnr gene encoding ribonuclease R, translating into MLDEFEGTVQGHRDGHGFVQRDDGEADIYLPPNEMRAVLHKDRVKARVVRQDRRGRPEGRVVEIVERPEQPIIGRLLHEGGIWLVAPEDKRYGQDVLIPKGATGPAKVGQVVVVQLTEPPALFGQPVGRVKEVLGEIDDPGMEIEIAVRKYGVPHEFSAECLAEAKALPEKVRPADKKGRIDLTDVPLVTIDGEDARDFDDAVYCEPAKVGRGKGWRLLVAIADVSAYVQTGSAIDIDAYDRATSVYFPRRVIPMLPEKLSNGLCSLNPEVERLCMVCDMLVAADGEIYAYQFYPAVMFSHARFTYTEVAAILGNTRGPEAAKRKDRVKDLLNLADVYKALLKQRGKRGAVDFETTETQIICDDAGRIEKIVPRTRNEAHRLIEEAMLAANVCSADFIAEGKHPGLFRVHEGPTPEKKEILRGYLKAMGVGLSITDDPRPGEFQAIAEATKERPDAQQIHTMLLRSMQQAIYTPINSGHFGLAYEAYTHFTSPIRRYPDLLVHRVIKAILGKTRYQLPMLPTPGEAHAKLAKRLASRVKAPTTKPQKATVAPTKEVLAWEAAGLHCSANERRADEASRDVEAWLKCKYMREHLGEEYGGVVTAATTFGIFVTLDAMYVEGLVHITELGGEYFKFDEMRQELRGERTGIRYAIGTRVRVQVSRVDLDGRKIDFRLVREGEELTARAMKDKGVNSAGVPVKASAKRSSRHKAEAAPEQRTDRAVTAAPGPQSAMQAFKSAVKKAANKMKGRKPPRRT